In bacterium, one genomic interval encodes:
- a CDS encoding diacylglycerol kinase produces MTAFLRGFVHAARGVALGSHGRNFRVMLVIAAAVAGLTWWVGLAAPRAALVLACMGFVLSLELVNTAGEMLVDILCPDHDVRYGRVKDVLAGAVLLAAVAAAGVGLLVLGPPLLARLAG; encoded by the coding sequence ATGACGGCATTCCTGCGCGGATTCGTCCACGCGGCGCGGGGCGTCGCCCTCGGTTCCCATGGCCGCAATTTCCGGGTCATGCTGGTGATCGCCGCGGCGGTGGCCGGCCTGACGTGGTGGGTGGGCCTGGCGGCGCCGCGCGCGGCGCTGGTGCTGGCCTGCATGGGGTTCGTGCTTTCCCTCGAACTGGTGAACACGGCGGGCGAGATGCTCGTCGACATCCTCTGCCCGGACCACGACGTCCGCTACGGCCGCGTGAAGGACGTCCTGGCCGGCGCGGTGCTCCTGGCCGCGGTCGCCGCCGCCGGGGTGGGCCTGCTGGTGCTCGGACCGCCGTTGCTGGCGCGGCTGGCCGGCTGA
- a CDS encoding VCBS repeat-containing protein, which produces MSRFVSVRVGFLVAAALVGTCGAAPRRVVARDWHVPAEAATIQAAVDSAVAGDVVVLAAGTYSDCTELNGNGVAHIAILRNGIHLRGATGDPADVVLDAGRLGRCLELRSFADTTRIADVTFRRGKAVDPFGSGGAVFAYAATPVFANCVFDSCEASFAGGGVNVASGGTRLTDCVFLDCSTGNIGAAVRATGSELELDGVTIFRSTGPAVHYATVQPVITRTIIAGGSAAALSRNNTADPVPDISCTDIWDNGADWSDFLAGLAAVDGNLSADPLFCNPLFGDVGLYATSPCAPGGDCGVIGARPVSCGLGAVTHVVRPDGAGDHATIQDALNAAADADTVALADGVFTGAGNRDLDYLGKGVVVRGNAADPAAVVIDCGGSALEPHRGVVFARGETRFAVLRDLTIRNADVADDGGALHITDASPRIENVVFTANHAGRGAAGWIDGGAPTFTGCEIRANEGRSFAGGFALRASEATFADCLFRANWGQRASSLYLPDSCAVAVTGTTFDGNNSAGDRACIELEGNSHLDLANCQITNGNRTALNSFDMASAAAVWTNVHGNAEGNWVGGLAGQSTSSGNLSVDPLYCDRGAGDFHLRGDSPCVSYNAGNGLPMGAFDAGCDAPAVFGELAVGLPSGAGAACGVTWLDYNGDGLVDLHVGRENGPDDLLLGSGVGLFNRFGDGADGPTAGATAAAWEDIDGDGDPDLYASGGAAGDVLAIYAAGALATAGAPALPDSLTSVSAAWGEASGDALPDLLLVRPDTTCVLLHQTAGGGSFSDVSAARGLVWEAPWSGASWVDYDNDGRLDLYLLADGAANRLLHNLAGGFSNVANVLANDAGRARSAAWADYSNDGRADLLLVNADGATRLLRQVGAGSFVAVTPGALYGTAPGRSGIWGDYDNDGDLDVFLSRCGARDQLLRNDGSDRFVDVGEPGLAASDSSTGAAWADFDNDGDLDLAVADRSGTVRLYRNNLSAGHAWLRVRPRAYGGGGATAGVKVWLRPDTGPDQVRVLGSGGGWLSRDEMVAHFGLGAATMVDSLRITWPDGRVSIRTGIAPGQVLTVVGPTPAAVPGEDPTDTPRLRAGLTAVAPNPFNPATRIRFATARPGPVDLAIYDVGGRLVRRLVAAEMAAGEHEAVWRGRDGRDRPVAAGVYFVRLAAADRHWTRAVTLVK; this is translated from the coding sequence ATGTCGCGATTCGTGTCAGTGCGCGTTGGATTTCTGGTCGCGGCGGCCCTCGTCGGGACCTGCGGAGCCGCTCCCCGCCGGGTCGTGGCGCGCGACTGGCACGTGCCGGCCGAGGCCGCCACCATCCAGGCCGCCGTCGACTCGGCCGTGGCCGGCGACGTGGTCGTCCTGGCGGCAGGCACCTACAGCGACTGCACCGAGCTGAACGGGAACGGCGTCGCCCACATCGCCATCCTCCGCAACGGGATCCACCTGCGCGGGGCCACGGGCGATCCGGCCGACGTGGTGCTCGACGCCGGGCGACTCGGCCGCTGTCTCGAGCTGCGCAGCTTCGCCGACACGACGCGCATCGCGGACGTGACCTTCCGCCGCGGCAAGGCGGTCGATCCCTTCGGCAGCGGCGGCGCCGTCTTCGCGTACGCCGCGACGCCGGTCTTCGCCAACTGCGTCTTCGACAGCTGCGAGGCCTCGTTCGCCGGGGGCGGCGTGAACGTCGCGTCCGGAGGCACCCGCCTGACCGACTGCGTCTTCCTCGACTGCAGCACCGGCAACATCGGCGCCGCGGTGCGGGCGACGGGTTCGGAACTGGAGCTGGACGGCGTGACGATCTTCCGCAGCACCGGTCCGGCGGTCCACTACGCGACGGTCCAGCCCGTCATCACCCGCACGATCATCGCGGGCGGCAGCGCGGCCGCGCTGTCCCGCAACAACACCGCCGATCCCGTGCCGGACATCTCGTGCACCGACATCTGGGACAACGGCGCCGACTGGTCCGACTTCCTGGCCGGGCTCGCCGCCGTGGACGGCAACCTCTCGGCCGATCCCCTCTTCTGCAACCCGCTCTTCGGCGACGTGGGCCTGTACGCCACGAGCCCCTGCGCCCCGGGCGGCGACTGCGGCGTCATCGGGGCCCGGCCCGTCAGCTGCGGCCTGGGCGCCGTGACCCACGTGGTCCGTCCCGACGGCGCGGGCGACCATGCCACCATCCAGGACGCGCTGAACGCGGCCGCCGACGCCGACACCGTGGCCCTGGCCGACGGCGTGTTCACCGGCGCCGGCAACCGCGACCTGGACTACCTGGGCAAGGGCGTCGTGGTGCGGGGGAACGCCGCCGACCCCGCCGCCGTGGTGATCGACTGCGGCGGCTCGGCCCTCGAGCCCCATCGCGGCGTGGTCTTCGCCCGTGGCGAGACCCGCTTCGCCGTCCTGCGCGACCTGACCATCCGCAACGCGGACGTGGCCGACGACGGCGGCGCCCTGCACATCACCGACGCCTCGCCGCGCATCGAGAACGTGGTCTTCACGGCCAACCACGCCGGCCGCGGCGCCGCCGGCTGGATCGACGGGGGCGCGCCCACCTTCACGGGCTGCGAGATCCGCGCCAACGAGGGACGCTCGTTCGCCGGCGGCTTCGCCCTGCGGGCGAGCGAGGCGACCTTCGCCGACTGCCTGTTCCGCGCCAACTGGGGCCAGCGGGCGTCGAGCCTGTACCTGCCCGACTCGTGCGCGGTCGCCGTCACCGGCACCACCTTCGACGGCAACAACAGCGCAGGCGACCGGGCCTGCATCGAACTGGAGGGGAACTCGCACCTGGACCTGGCCAACTGCCAGATCACCAACGGCAACCGGACGGCCCTGAACAGCTTCGACATGGCTTCGGCCGCCGCGGTCTGGACAAACGTCCACGGCAATGCCGAGGGGAACTGGGTCGGCGGGCTGGCGGGCCAGAGCACGTCGAGCGGGAACCTCTCGGTCGATCCGCTCTACTGCGACCGCGGGGCCGGCGACTTCCACCTGCGCGGCGACTCGCCGTGCGTGTCGTACAACGCCGGCAACGGGCTGCCCATGGGGGCCTTCGACGCGGGCTGCGACGCCCCCGCCGTGTTCGGCGAGCTGGCGGTCGGCCTGCCGTCGGGCGCGGGCGCCGCGTGCGGCGTCACCTGGCTCGACTACAACGGCGACGGCCTGGTCGATCTGCACGTGGGCCGGGAGAACGGCCCGGACGACCTGCTCCTGGGCAGCGGCGTGGGGCTGTTCAACCGCTTCGGCGACGGCGCCGACGGCCCCACCGCGGGCGCGACGGCGGCCGCCTGGGAGGACATCGACGGCGACGGGGATCCCGACCTCTACGCGAGCGGCGGCGCGGCGGGCGACGTGCTCGCCATCTACGCCGCCGGCGCCCTCGCGACGGCGGGTGCGCCGGCCCTGCCCGACAGCCTGACCAGCGTGTCGGCCGCGTGGGGCGAGGCGTCGGGCGACGCCCTGCCCGACCTGCTGCTCGTGCGTCCGGACACCACCTGCGTGCTGCTGCACCAGACGGCGGGCGGCGGCTCGTTCAGCGACGTGTCGGCGGCGCGGGGACTCGTCTGGGAGGCGCCCTGGAGCGGGGCGAGCTGGGTCGACTACGACAACGACGGCCGCCTGGACCTGTACCTGCTGGCCGACGGGGCCGCCAACCGTCTCCTGCACAATCTGGCCGGGGGCTTCAGCAACGTCGCCAACGTCCTGGCCAACGACGCGGGCCGGGCGCGCAGCGCGGCCTGGGCGGACTACAGCAACGACGGGCGGGCCGATTTGCTCCTGGTGAACGCCGACGGGGCGACGCGGCTCCTGCGCCAGGTGGGCGCCGGCTCGTTCGTGGCCGTGACGCCGGGGGCGCTGTACGGCACGGCGCCCGGGCGCAGCGGCATCTGGGGCGACTACGACAACGACGGCGACCTGGACGTCTTCCTCAGCCGGTGCGGCGCGCGCGACCAGCTGCTGCGCAACGACGGGTCCGACCGGTTCGTCGACGTCGGCGAGCCGGGTCTCGCGGCGTCCGACAGCAGCACCGGCGCCGCGTGGGCCGATTTCGACAACGACGGCGACCTGGACCTGGCGGTGGCCGACCGCTCCGGCACCGTCCGGCTCTACCGCAACAATCTGTCCGCGGGCCACGCCTGGCTGCGGGTGCGGCCCCGGGCCTACGGCGGCGGCGGCGCCACCGCGGGCGTGAAGGTCTGGCTGCGGCCCGACACCGGTCCGGACCAGGTGCGGGTCCTGGGCAGCGGCGGCGGCTGGCTCAGCCGCGACGAGATGGTGGCCCACTTCGGGCTCGGCGCCGCCACGATGGTCGACTCGCTGCGGATCACCTGGCCGGACGGCCGCGTCTCGATCCGCACCGGCATCGCACCGGGGCAGGTGCTGACGGTGGTCGGGCCGACCCCGGCGGCGGTGCCCGGCGAGGACCCGACCGACACGCCGCGGCTGCGGGCGGGCCTGACCGCCGTGGCTCCGAACCCGTTCAACCCGGCGACCCGGATCCGCTTCGCGACGGCGCGCCCCGGGCCGGTCGATCTGGCGATCTACGACGTGGGGGGGCGCCTGGTGCGCCGGCTCGTCGCCGCCGAGATGGCGGCCGGGGAGCACGAGGCGGTCTGGCGGGGCCGCGACGGCCGGGACCGCCCCGTGGCGGCCGGCGTGTACTTCGTGCGCCTGGCGGCGGCCGATCGGCACTGGACCCGGGCCGTGACCCTCGTCAAGTAG
- a CDS encoding alkaline phosphatase family protein → MKRALLILLLAVVAGVATAADGPKVLVIGFDGMDPVLLQRFRDEGAMPNFDRFVKGGGAVTPFATSTPPQSPVAWSNFITGRDPGGHGIFDFIHRDPQTLLPFFSASEAKGPTRFWRLGDWKLPRGSAEVRNLRKGTAFWELLSDAGVDVTIFKVPSNFPPVECEARSLSGMGTPDITGNYGISTMITDDPPVNRDLGGGRVVSVYLEKGRFVADLLGPPNSYRDGDPEAKVDVTGRVDRSTRAVWLSVGDAEVVLNEGEWSDWVTVEFEMIPLLKGVRGICRFYLIEAAPHLRLYVTPVQIDPVEPAMPISTPESYSREIADDTGLFYTQGLPDDTSALENGFFDDEGYVQQSGLVLHERLAQLGAELDRFAALDSGLLFFYFNSPDQTCHMMWRNMDAASPTHADADPAHALRIRHVYEELDAALGLAMAKAGPDATVMIMSDHGFAPWNRAFHLNTWLYENGYLALQEGVAPGDVQMLNGVDWWRTKAYAIGINGLYVNLAGREQQGSVQGEEARRALLAEIKAKLEAVVDPLDGRRAVKRADLADEVYHGDLRNAGPDMVVGYYAGWRGSNESALGRIMPTVFEDNMLKWSGDHCIAADEVPGVLLANRPIARSEPALVDMAPTILKLFGVPVPPEMVGGDLFSPR, encoded by the coding sequence GTGAAGCGCGCGCTGCTGATCCTGCTGCTGGCCGTCGTCGCCGGCGTCGCGACCGCCGCCGACGGTCCCAAGGTCCTGGTCATCGGCTTCGACGGCATGGACCCGGTGCTGCTGCAGCGGTTCCGCGACGAGGGGGCCATGCCCAACTTCGACCGCTTCGTGAAGGGCGGGGGGGCCGTGACGCCCTTCGCCACCTCGACGCCGCCGCAGTCGCCGGTGGCGTGGTCGAACTTCATCACCGGCCGCGATCCGGGCGGCCACGGCATCTTCGACTTCATCCACCGCGATCCGCAGACCCTGCTGCCGTTCTTCTCGGCCAGCGAGGCCAAGGGGCCGACGCGCTTCTGGCGGCTGGGCGACTGGAAGCTGCCGCGCGGGAGCGCCGAGGTGCGCAACCTCCGCAAGGGGACGGCCTTCTGGGAGCTGCTCAGCGATGCCGGCGTCGACGTGACCATCTTCAAGGTGCCGAGCAACTTCCCGCCGGTCGAGTGCGAGGCGCGCTCGCTGTCGGGCATGGGCACGCCCGACATCACCGGCAACTACGGCATCTCGACCATGATCACCGACGACCCGCCGGTGAACCGCGACCTGGGCGGCGGGCGCGTCGTCTCGGTGTATCTGGAGAAGGGACGCTTCGTGGCCGACCTGCTCGGCCCGCCCAACAGCTACCGCGACGGCGACCCCGAGGCGAAGGTCGACGTCACGGGCCGGGTCGACCGGAGCACCCGCGCGGTGTGGCTCAGCGTGGGGGACGCCGAGGTCGTGCTCAACGAGGGCGAGTGGAGCGACTGGGTCACGGTCGAGTTCGAGATGATCCCGCTGCTGAAGGGCGTGCGCGGCATCTGCCGCTTCTACCTGATCGAGGCCGCGCCGCACCTGCGCCTCTACGTGACGCCGGTGCAGATCGATCCGGTCGAGCCGGCCATGCCCATCTCGACCCCGGAGAGCTACAGCCGCGAGATCGCCGACGACACGGGCCTCTTCTACACGCAGGGCCTGCCCGACGACACGAGCGCCCTGGAGAACGGCTTCTTCGACGACGAGGGCTACGTGCAGCAGAGCGGTCTGGTGCTTCACGAGCGCCTGGCCCAGCTCGGGGCCGAACTCGACCGCTTCGCCGCCCTCGACAGCGGCCTGCTCTTCTTCTACTTCAACTCGCCCGACCAGACCTGCCACATGATGTGGCGCAACATGGACGCGGCGTCGCCCACCCACGCCGACGCCGACCCGGCCCATGCGCTGCGCATCCGCCACGTGTACGAGGAACTCGACGCGGCGCTGGGCCTGGCCATGGCCAAGGCCGGGCCCGACGCCACGGTGATGATCATGTCCGACCACGGCTTCGCGCCGTGGAACCGGGCCTTCCACCTGAACACCTGGCTCTACGAGAACGGCTACCTGGCGCTGCAGGAAGGCGTCGCCCCGGGCGACGTGCAGATGCTGAACGGGGTCGACTGGTGGCGCACGAAAGCCTACGCCATCGGCATCAACGGCCTGTACGTGAACCTGGCCGGGCGCGAGCAGCAGGGCTCGGTGCAGGGCGAGGAGGCCCGCCGCGCGCTGCTCGCCGAGATCAAGGCGAAGCTCGAGGCGGTGGTCGATCCGCTGGACGGCCGCCGCGCCGTCAAGCGGGCCGACCTGGCCGACGAGGTGTATCATGGGGACCTGCGCAACGCCGGTCCCGACATGGTCGTGGGCTACTACGCCGGCTGGCGGGGCAGCAACGAGTCGGCCCTCGGCCGCATCATGCCCACGGTGTTCGAGGACAACATGCTCAAGTGGAGCGGCGACCACTGCATCGCCGCGGACGAGGTGCCCGGCGTGCTGCTGGCGAACCGGCCCATCGCGCGGTCGGAGCCGGCGCTGGTCGACATGGCGCCCACGATCCTGAAGCTCTTCGGGGTGCCGGTGCCCCCGGAAATGGTGGGCGGCGACCTGTTCAGCCCGCGCTAG
- a CDS encoding alkaline phosphatase family protein translates to MFDVSGLPSAMAHFGALSSPPAYIGPGAGFALGGSFLFALAGILLAFLAVLIWPVRLVVRAVKGRGRRRGARARRVIVLGLDGLDPNLCRRYWNQGRLPNLDRLRQEGTFRPLGTTWPAMSPVGWSTFGTGTDPSGHNIFDFLNRDMATHLPILSSTRLNRTPPRKIGPIHLPGGGHRFELLKRSKPFWKTLAEAGLASSILRIPITFPPDRFGGKMLSAMCVPDLRGTQGTFSHYTEPGHGPADDGERADRQTIGGVRLELTPAGTEAFTAELIGPDAPDGDGSLTVPIRVKVDRTKRQATFHLAGETFVLGANEYSEWIPVTFGGGRAKAHGICKVRVTTFAPGFSFYVTPLHIDPRQPAMPISNPPHLSMALARLHGSFATLGLAEDTWALNERVIDEQAFLDQAWGFFAERRRQLFHAMDHQPDGAIAIVFDTTDRVQHMFFRYLDADHPANRGKDTEIHKHAIRDLYERADKLVGEVQARMKKGDVLLICSDHGFKSFKRGVNLNTWFRANGYLFLKGDPDSGPLPEVPAGRRHEVPEIDWKRTRAYTSGLAGYYLNIRGRERDGCVEPGEAYALKCEINDKLRGLPDPECGGTEAITELWASEDIYAGPYRANGPDVIVGYKPDYRTDWDAAVGAVSSTVISDNTRSWSGDHCMDPRQVPGVVFSTVKFDNPKPWLVDMAPTVLDLLGLPRPPHMVGRSIFEPVAAPATAEVEV, encoded by the coding sequence ATGTTCGATGTGTCCGGTCTCCCGTCTGCCATGGCGCACTTCGGTGCGTTGTCGTCCCCGCCGGCCTATATCGGGCCGGGGGCGGGCTTCGCCCTCGGCGGATCCTTCCTCTTCGCCCTGGCCGGCATCCTGCTGGCCTTCCTGGCGGTCCTGATCTGGCCCGTGCGCCTGGTGGTGCGGGCGGTGAAGGGCCGGGGGCGGCGCCGGGGTGCGCGGGCGCGGCGGGTCATCGTGCTGGGGCTCGACGGCCTCGATCCGAACCTCTGTCGGCGCTACTGGAACCAGGGGCGGCTGCCGAACCTCGACCGCCTGCGCCAGGAGGGCACCTTCCGGCCCCTGGGCACCACCTGGCCGGCCATGTCGCCGGTGGGATGGTCGACCTTCGGCACGGGCACCGATCCGTCGGGCCACAACATCTTCGACTTCCTGAACCGCGACATGGCCACCCACCTGCCCATCCTCTCCTCGACGCGCCTGAACCGGACGCCGCCGCGGAAGATCGGGCCGATCCACCTGCCCGGCGGCGGCCACCGGTTCGAACTGCTGAAGCGGAGCAAGCCCTTCTGGAAGACCCTCGCCGAGGCCGGCCTGGCCAGTTCGATCCTGCGCATTCCCATCACTTTCCCGCCGGACAGGTTCGGCGGCAAGATGCTGTCGGCCATGTGCGTGCCCGACCTGCGCGGCACCCAGGGCACGTTCTCGCACTACACCGAGCCCGGCCACGGGCCGGCCGACGACGGCGAGCGGGCCGATCGTCAGACCATCGGCGGCGTGCGGCTCGAACTGACGCCCGCGGGCACCGAGGCCTTCACCGCCGAACTGATCGGGCCGGACGCGCCCGACGGCGACGGCTCGCTGACGGTGCCGATCCGGGTCAAGGTCGACCGCACGAAGCGACAGGCGACCTTCCATCTCGCCGGCGAGACGTTCGTGCTCGGGGCCAACGAGTACTCGGAGTGGATCCCGGTCACTTTCGGCGGCGGCCGGGCCAAGGCCCACGGCATCTGCAAGGTGCGGGTCACGACCTTCGCGCCGGGGTTCTCGTTCTACGTCACGCCGCTGCACATCGACCCGCGGCAGCCGGCCATGCCCATCAGCAACCCGCCCCACCTGAGCATGGCCCTCGCGCGGCTGCACGGCAGCTTCGCCACGCTGGGTCTGGCCGAGGACACCTGGGCGCTGAACGAGCGGGTCATCGACGAGCAGGCCTTCCTCGACCAGGCCTGGGGCTTCTTCGCCGAGCGCCGGCGCCAGCTCTTCCACGCCATGGACCACCAGCCCGACGGCGCCATCGCCATCGTCTTCGACACCACCGATCGCGTGCAGCACATGTTCTTCCGCTACCTCGACGCCGACCATCCGGCCAACCGGGGCAAGGACACCGAGATCCACAAGCACGCCATCCGCGACCTCTACGAGCGCGCCGACAAGCTGGTGGGGGAGGTGCAGGCGCGCATGAAGAAGGGCGACGTGCTGCTCATCTGCTCCGACCACGGCTTCAAGTCGTTCAAGCGCGGCGTGAACCTGAACACGTGGTTCCGCGCCAACGGCTACCTCTTCCTGAAGGGCGATCCGGACAGCGGGCCGCTGCCGGAGGTGCCGGCCGGCCGGCGCCACGAGGTGCCCGAGATCGACTGGAAGCGCACCCGGGCCTACACCAGCGGCCTGGCCGGATACTACCTGAACATCCGGGGACGGGAGCGCGACGGCTGCGTCGAGCCCGGCGAGGCATACGCCCTGAAGTGCGAGATCAACGACAAGTTGCGGGGCCTGCCCGACCCGGAATGCGGGGGCACCGAGGCCATCACCGAGCTGTGGGCCAGCGAGGACATCTACGCCGGACCGTACCGGGCCAACGGCCCCGACGTGATCGTGGGCTACAAGCCCGACTACCGCACCGACTGGGATGCGGCGGTGGGGGCCGTCTCGTCGACCGTCATCAGCGACAACACGCGCAGCTGGTCGGGCGACCACTGCATGGATCCGCGCCAGGTGCCGGGGGTCGTCTTCTCCACGGTGAAGTTCGACAACCCGAAGCCCTGGCTGGTGGACATGGCGCCCACCGTGCTCGACCTGCTCGGGCTGCCGCGACCGCCGCACATGGTGGGGCGCAGCATCTTCGAACCCGTCGCCGCGCCGGCGACCGCGGAGGTGGAGGTGTGA
- a CDS encoding bacteriohemerythrin — protein MSLIKWSDEFIIGDSHIDAQHQRLVDIVNKFDEAMRKGRGSRVMNEILNELIGYTQEHFADEERLLATADYPGLKAHQAQHRQLLQKIERFQFEFSEGRRVSSEVQEFLKYWLTSHILRDDKAYVASLTTTGNGS, from the coding sequence ATGTCCCTCATCAAGTGGAGCGACGAGTTCATCATCGGCGACAGCCACATCGACGCCCAGCACCAGCGGCTCGTGGACATCGTCAACAAGTTCGACGAGGCCATGCGCAAGGGGCGCGGTTCCCGCGTCATGAACGAGATCCTCAACGAACTCATCGGATACACCCAGGAGCATTTCGCCGACGAGGAGCGGCTGCTGGCCACGGCCGACTATCCCGGTCTCAAGGCGCACCAGGCGCAGCACCGCCAGCTCCTGCAGAAGATCGAACGCTTCCAGTTCGAGTTCAGCGAGGGACGCCGGGTCTCGTCCGAGGTGCAGGAGTTCCTCAAGTACTGGCTGACCTCCCACATCCTGCGCGACGACAAGGCGTACGTGGCGTCGTTGACGACGACCGGAAACGGCTCCTGA
- a CDS encoding PDZ domain-containing protein, which yields MHRHLPTPNIIRRAALLAGGLLLCAGGAAAASSHGYLGVTLQDINSSMAKALQLEDGVGVLVLELVDDGPAEKAGLAEGDVVLAFDGEEINEDHTLTRAVRATEPGQTVKIEIQRDGRRRTIEVEMGEAKSNRRSFAWSSDGDGPDVRFYGEGEGDGNHVFVFPDGKGENVWFGDGDMKKLHLDALGIAANRGYLGVELGDLNEQLGEYFGVADGEGALVNAVRDDTPAAAAGLRAGDVIVAIDGDDIEDAGDVHAAMAEHEPGDEIEVAYVRKGDRGTTKITLAEMPEGSYSFRVGRAPRFEHHFAPDVDIAFPEGFDHDIHVVAPKGHGVNRRVLRIEDDDMDELRAELDKLRAELKDLKDDLKK from the coding sequence ATGCATCGTCATCTCCCCACTCCGAACATCATCCGCCGGGCGGCCCTGCTGGCCGGCGGCCTTCTGCTGTGCGCCGGCGGCGCCGCCGCCGCCTCGTCCCACGGCTACCTGGGCGTCACGCTGCAGGACATCAACAGCAGCATGGCCAAGGCCCTGCAGCTCGAGGACGGCGTCGGTGTGCTGGTTCTCGAGCTCGTCGACGACGGCCCGGCCGAGAAGGCGGGGCTGGCCGAAGGCGACGTCGTGCTCGCCTTCGACGGCGAGGAGATCAACGAGGACCACACCCTGACCCGCGCCGTGCGCGCCACCGAGCCCGGACAGACGGTGAAGATCGAGATCCAGCGCGACGGCCGGCGGCGCACGATCGAGGTCGAAATGGGCGAGGCGAAGAGCAACCGCCGTTCTTTCGCCTGGAGCAGCGACGGGGACGGTCCCGACGTCCGCTTCTACGGCGAGGGCGAAGGCGACGGCAACCACGTCTTCGTGTTTCCCGACGGCAAGGGCGAGAACGTCTGGTTCGGCGACGGCGACATGAAGAAGCTGCACCTCGACGCCCTCGGCATCGCGGCCAACCGCGGCTACCTGGGCGTCGAGCTCGGCGACCTGAACGAGCAGCTCGGCGAGTACTTCGGCGTCGCCGACGGGGAAGGCGCCCTGGTCAACGCCGTGCGCGACGACACCCCTGCCGCCGCGGCGGGCCTGCGCGCGGGCGACGTCATCGTGGCCATCGACGGCGACGACATCGAGGACGCCGGCGACGTGCACGCCGCCATGGCCGAACACGAGCCGGGCGACGAGATCGAAGTGGCCTACGTCCGCAAGGGCGATCGCGGGACGACGAAGATCACCCTGGCCGAGATGCCCGAGGGCTCGTACAGCTTCCGCGTCGGCCGGGCGCCCCGCTTCGAGCACCACTTCGCGCCCGACGTCGACATCGCCTTCCCCGAGGGCTTCGACCACGACATCCACGTCGTGGCGCCCAAGGGCCACGGCGTGAACCGCCGCGTGCTGCGCATCGAGGACGACGACATGGACGAACTGCGCGCCGAGCTCGACAAGCTGCGCGCCGAACTCAAGGACCTGAAGGACGACCTGAAGAAGTAG